From the genome of Fusobacterium perfoetens, one region includes:
- a CDS encoding DUF6414 family protein, whose amino-acid sequence MMKKISLKEQLIIPIYLNEKTVLDMLAIIEDGFSMISEVSSSNQNSNTTDMKIGGGLSTKAILDKLLKIQVNASLDKEDNVSNVSQTKLEKVHTNVSLLSKFRSELINNQLLACTAGEDLDISKINTGDFIEIEGELQKNPMIDLLEKFVDLFRMSDIFIKKHTGKVKNMPYKKEDNSTAQQIKLFLDELKHSGTVDFILENPNGTLVLSTQEQYLSNDNISEIIGGKFKILGKVIKICKEKDESINLLRKTSLYLLDENSLNGFLDIFNNADMKQFNLPEVRFEINSPSAIVIPVAIYA is encoded by the coding sequence ATGATGAAAAAAATATCTTTAAAAGAACAATTAATTATACCAATATATTTAAATGAAAAAACAGTTTTAGATATGTTAGCAATAATTGAAGATGGATTTTCTATGATAAGTGAAGTAAGTTCATCTAATCAAAATAGTAATACAACTGATATGAAAATAGGTGGTGGATTATCAACAAAAGCAATTTTAGACAAATTATTAAAAATACAAGTGAATGCAAGTCTTGATAAAGAAGATAATGTAAGTAATGTATCTCAAACAAAACTTGAAAAAGTACACACTAATGTATCTTTATTATCAAAATTTCGTTCAGAGCTTATTAATAATCAGTTACTAGCATGTACTGCAGGAGAAGATTTAGATATTTCTAAAATAAATACAGGGGATTTTATTGAGATTGAAGGGGAGCTTCAAAAAAATCCTATGATTGATCTTCTAGAAAAATTTGTGGATTTATTTCGTATGAGTGATATTTTTATTAAAAAACATACAGGAAAAGTTAAAAATATGCCTTATAAAAAAGAAGATAATAGTACAGCACAGCAAATAAAACTATTTTTAGATGAATTAAAACATTCAGGAACAGTTGATTTTATTTTAGAAAATCCAAATGGGACATTAGTGTTGTCAACTCAAGAACAATATCTTTCTAATGACAATATTTCTGAAATAATTGGAGGAAAATTTAAAATTTTAGGAAAGGTAATAAAAATTTGTAAAGAGAAGGATGAAAGTATAAATTTATTGAGGAAAACATCTTTATATCTTTTGGATGAAAATAGTTTAAATGGATTTTTAGATATTTTTAATAATGCTGATATGAAACAATTTAATTTACCTGAAGTA